The segment cgatacactccatttgtataccaacagtaaacaacattgtccattgtacaaactgcaacacacttagcccgtgccgatcagccatcttcaatcaggggaagtatcagagtagaatatttaccctgtattgtgcatgaatccctATACCGTATGATCTacttgtcagagtattgcagatttataaatcaggaaattatttaggtacataaattgtttgtgcatagataatttgcatatacaacactgcacgagtgtatggagagagagagagagagagagagagagagagagagagagagagagagagagagatctcaggatatatatatatatatatatatattcaaacgatgatcttgtaataatcgcgctcttattaagacaaatgatatcgttaattcaatataagagaacagtaactcaatattgctctcattaattgataatacagatttatttgattcatttaaatcacgcaataattaaaaattaaacatatttttaaataatattatttttaattacttcattttatgctaattcggcgctcaatagatcttatatatctatgccattttgttttattacattctgcgtttaactcgacgcaaattctagtaatgcaaaatgtaataattgagtttatcatatgcgtagttatcaagcacatagaatattttttttaaaacatattttattgagaaactcaacaggattgagcaacaggcatagcctatgtaggccctctcccaaatacaaaggtcaagtacaaagtacttagaatcaaagtgaggggacaagagtgtctgtcctccacctttgataacaatatccatttttttatgttttccgccacactcaacaatttttcagttatctggtggcaccgagtttttgttggtggaagaaagaaaacagatacaatgtatctgggaagagaccaccgaccttccgaaagtatactgggaaactttctcacttaccggcgcgagcgggtttcgaacccgtgccgacagaagtgagaggccgttattttgtaatgcaagtaaaaatATATTGGGCAATAATGCTGAATTAGTAGTGTGAAAGAGTGTGAGAatgtataaaattattattatgtatcttcattactattactgatgattatgtgaatatggaaaaagaataaattataatatatatatatatatatatatatatatatatatatatatatatatatataaattgatgatcagatggagttcaatcacataacatttatttctctacagtctgtttcgtaaggggatggtttcccctcactcgtcgggagaaaaatgacatctaacgaaaaacatccgcatggctgagaatatgttacacagaaacatactggatagttgctaagcatgattacacacaggattgagtaaatagaaatttatgggaatgacggcaagtgctgacgagttctgaacgcttattcaatgaagatttttcgggatgacatattataaagaatttctctagaatacaaaggttgcacttttttgaaatgtttgagtatgatgatgtttttcctaaaatttcccacttgattttgtagtcaatatttttgtctttcaatgtctatatgaatttgctgagctcggtggtattctttttcgtggaattacggaatgaatgagtgtggttggcgtatcttaatttgaactcggtgtctgctagtcccacgtagctctcttcttgtccattatcggctctgactctagctaagtacacaattccgtgggcgcgacattcaccgttgagcgggcattgatctttgtttcggcaattacacctgttacatgtatctccggtctggcgcacttgtttgattgaagcgttatgcgagtcgattacattttgcatggatGGCATACAACTGTACGATATTTTAATAGTGTTTCTGTTGATAATCGAGCAATAATAATAACATGGCCTATCGGGAAACACTCATCTATAATTTTGAGAAACTGTTTACCCAAGTTTgtttttacgttactatcatatggggggttaaaccatgtgatgttacggacattcacgtaaagaaaaggcactctatatttatttatccaaagcttttagaatgatttactactgtacgatatgtttattgtaattttgagcactgcatggtgtttcaaaacgtgatttcatttcttcttgatctcctataaattagtatcggagatgtacgtgttacctgtcgaagctacccgcacaggtaaatcgaagacactgatgtgaagtgaagcgtagcaaaactcgtccccttatataccatgcgaaccctgatacatataacaatagaatatccaactaatatggcggaatAGCAAAGAAATagggcggacatatagaattatactatatttattaactcatgtcagctttaagcaGAGATGAATAATATGTTCTTTTCCCAAAAGAATTGCAAATCCAATGTTCTTTACAATTACTTACATggttatgtatatatgtaattactTGTAATATGATGACATATGATAAGATGGACACAATGTTGTGTGACGTCAAATAGATTCCATATTTCATAAAAACctaagaaatatcatatttcaCAAAGCTATGTAATGATGACACCATGGTATTTTATCATTTGCAAACTTTAAACAACGACTTGATTTCTTTAGCAAACTGCTCGTCCAGGAATGCATAAATGATTGGATTAGTAATATTGTTTATGATGTACATCCTATACACAAACAGCACGCCAGCTCTAGCAGAATCTGAAAACTCCTCCCAGAACTTCGGGTTCCTAGCCTCTAGTAACATGATGATAACCTTTGGGATGTAACAAATGAGGAAGATTATCGTGATGAGCATAAACATCAGAGTGAATTTGTGTACAACTCGCTGGTTGTTCCTTTCTTTTCTCCGCTTTGCACTTGACTTATAAGGATTCAGTTTTCTTTCAAGCTTTGTATTTGTTGTAAGAGTTTTCCCTGTTGTTTTTGTAGACGTTTGAGGAGGTAACGATTCGGATAATTCAGTGTTGTCCGTCTCGATAGAGTAGGTTCCATTTTCTGTGCCACTAAGAGGGTCGTTTCTGCTTGAGATTGTAACCTGAGAGTGATTGATCCTGCTGGATTTTTCTGTGTCCGAACTGGTATCAGGTTTGCATGgggattttgaaaatttgaagtgTGCAAGAATAGTGTATCCAATCTTGGCATAGAGAAAAATTAGCGTAACAATGCATGCAACTGTTATGAGAACTATGACTCCTCCAAAGATCAAAGAGCCTGTTTTGTTGATGGTTTTCAGCCTGCTACACCGTAGTCCAACGATCCCCTCCTCCTCATTAGGAAAGGGAACTGATCCATAAAAATGAACCATAGGTACAGCATGTATAAATGCTACAAACAAACCCAAACCTAAAGCAAATCTTTTCCATTTCAGAATCATTTGTTTTCCAAGAGGTCTACAGACTTTGAGATACCTGTGTACGGCAATGATGAAGAGAAACAAAATTGACGTGAAAGTAGTAAACGCCGCGAAGAACCACCAGGCTTTACACAGGTGCGTGTTGTTAAACTCGGCCTGCATCATGTTGAGAGCGATTCCGAAAGAAGCGCAAACCAAGGAAGCACATAGATCCGCCATAGCAAGGAATGGAATAAAGTATCTTTCTTCCTTGTTTCCTCTCATCTTAAATCCATAAATCAGAATCACTGTAGAATTTCCCAACAAACTTGTTGCAATATACAGAGACAAAATCACATTATTCGGGGTTAAACCACTGGCTAGTTCACTATTCCACGCATCTAACTTCTCCGATAAATACGtactgttttccatttttgttgttcCTTTGAGAAAAAGAgcttcctggttcaagtagttTTTCCT is part of the Ostrea edulis chromosome 2, xbOstEdul1.1, whole genome shotgun sequence genome and harbors:
- the LOC125680584 gene encoding cholecystokinin receptor-like yields the protein MENSTYLSEKLDAWNSELASGLTPNNVILSLYIATSLLGNSTVILIYGFKMRGNKEERYFIPFLAMADLCASLVCASFGIALNMMQAEFNNTHLCKAWWFFAAFTTFTSILFLFIIAVHRYLKVCRPLGKQMILKWKRFALGLGLFVAFIHAVPMVHFYGSVPFPNEEEGIVGLRCSRLKTINKTGSLIFGGVIVLITVACIVTLIFLYAKIGYTILAHFKFSKSPCKPDTSSDTEKSSRINHSQVTISSRNDPLSGTENGTYSIETDNTELSESLPPQTSTKTTGKTLTTNTKLERKLNPYKSSAKRRKERNNQRVVHKFTLMFMLITIIFLICYIPKVIIMLLEARNPKFWEEFSDSARAGVLFVYRMYIINNITNPIIYAFLDEQFAKEIKSLFKVCK